A part of Aegilops tauschii subsp. strangulata cultivar AL8/78 chromosome 2, Aet v6.0, whole genome shotgun sequence genomic DNA contains:
- the LOC109754067 gene encoding uncharacterized protein: MGRFLHLLCHAAVAHRVRPPNATGPISRSGISWRGSCRAGPQVPRPWRSRDDSAMPTASSNAPPTPSPFPTMAAHSNDIDRVLRGNGQRHHLPTACPPTPWTRTSRSPPRPPSPSAAPSRAPSPEGSAWTMSPTWTMPAVAGRGVTPRGHRSPVPAASASMGASSSWPIAVVRMSGPWRVETSAGGLVNALRGVKDVEAKWIGWADVNIPDEVGQRALAEELTSLATLNLSNSSVSHGEAAAGLEKHHGVLH, translated from the exons ATGGGTCGTTTCCTGCATCTGTTATGTCACGCCGCCGTCGCTCACCGCGTGCGTCCACCTAATGCTACAGGCCCAATCAGCCGGAGCGGCATCTCGTGGAGGGGGAGTTGTCGCGCGGGACCGCAGGTACCTAGGCCCTGGCGCAGCAGGGACGACTCAGCCATGCCGACCGCGTCCTCCAACGCCCCCCCAACTCCTAGCCCTTTTCCAACGATGGCGGCCCATTCGAACGACATCGACCGCGTGCTCCGGGGAAATGGGCAGCGCCACCACTTGCCCACGGCCTGTCCCCCGACGCCATGGACGCGGACGTCGCGGAGCCCGCCGCGGCCTCCCTCGCCGTCTGCGGCACCCAGTCGCGCCCCAAGCCCCGAGGGGTCAGCATGGACGATGTCGCCAACATGGACGATGCCAGCGGTGGCGGGTCGGGGGGTCACGCCGCGCGGCCACCGCTCTCCGGTCCCCGCCGCCTCGGCCTCCATGGGCGCATCCTCATCGTGGCCAATCGCCGTGGTGAGGATGAGTGGTCCCTGGAGAGTGGAGACCAGCGCCGGTGGCCTCGTCAACGCCCTACGCGGTGTGAAGGATGTGGAGGCGAAGTGGATCGGCTGGGCCGATGTGAACATCCCCGACGAGGTTGGCCAGCGGGCTCTCGCCGAGGAG CTCACCAGCCTCGCCACGCTCAACCTCAGCAACAGCAGCGTCAGCCATGGCGAGGCGGCAGCCGGTCTGGAGAAGCACCACGGCGTCCTCCATTAA